The genomic DNA CAGGCGCGCTTCGACGAGCTGGGCGGCTACTCGCTCGACGCGCGGGCGCGCGAGATCCTCGCCGGGCTCGGCTTCGAGGACGGGCGCATGGACGGCGACGTGGGCGAGCTGTCGGGAGGCTGGAAGATGCGGGTGGCGCTCGCGCGCATCCTGCTGATGCGGCCCGACGCGCTGCTCCTCGACGAGCCGACGAACCACCTGGACATCGAGTCCATCCTCTGGCTCGAGCAGTTCTTGAAGGACTTCGACGGAGCGCTGGTCCTCACGAGCCACGACCGCGAGCTGATGAACCGGATCGTGACGAAGATCGTCGACATCGACGGCGGCGAGCTGACGACGTTCTCCGGCGACTACGACTTCTACGTGCAGCAGCGCGAGATCAACCAGCGTCAGCTCGAAGCCCAGTTCGCGCGGCAGGAGGCGATGCTGGCCAAGGAGCGGGCGTTCATCGACCGCTTCAAGGCGCGCGCGAGTCACGCGGCGCAGGTGCAGTCGCGCGTGAAGAAGCTCGAGAAGATCGACACCATCGAGCCGCCGAAGCGCCGCAAGGTGGTGGACTTCGAGTTCATCAAGCCCCCGCGCTCGGGCGACGACGTGGCCAAGCTCGACCGCGTCTCGAAGGCCTACGGCGACAAGGTCGTCTACGACGACTTCGAGATGCTCGTCCGCCGCCAGGAGCGCTGGTGCGTGATGGGCGTCAACGGCGCGGGCAAGTCCACCCTGCTCAAGCTCGTCGCGGGGCAGAGCCAGCCCGACGAGGGCGAGGTCACGATCGGGGCGAGCGTGACGATGGGCTACTTCGCGCAGCACGCGATGGAGCTGCTCGACCCGGCGCTGACGGTGCTCGGTCAGCTCGAGCGGGACCACCCCAAGGCGTCCGGCGGCTCGCTGCGCACGCTGCTCGGGGCCTTCGGGTTCAGCGGAGACGACGTCGACAAGCCCTGCCGTATCCTCAGCGGCGGCGAGAAGGCGCGCGTGGTCCTCGCCTCGATGCTCTACGTGCCGCCGAACTTCCTCGTGCTCGACGAGCCGACCAACCACCTGGACATCGAGACGAAGGAGATGCTCGTCAAGGCGCTCGCCGGCTACGAGGGCACGATGCTCTTCGTCTCCCACGACCGGCAGTTCTTGCGGCAGGTCTCCAACCGGGTCCTCGAGCTCACCGAAGACGGAGCGCACCTCTACGGCGGCGGCTACGCCGAGTACGTCTCGAAGTCCGGCCACGAGGCGCCAGGCGTGCGCTGATCAGGCGACGGCGCGGGTCTTGACGCGGAGGCACGCCATCGCCTCGCGGAGCGCGCGCGCGCTCGAGGCGTGGTCGTCGGTCACGGCGAGGACACGGCCCTTGTGCTGGCCGGTGCCGTCGCGGCGGCTGATGCGCTGACCGACCTCGAGCGCGCAGTCGACGGCGATCACGCCGGGCACGTTGCGGGCCTCGTCGAGACCCTCGACGCCGAGCACCTCTCCCTCGCCCGGGTGCAGGAACCACACGCCGGCGGAGCGCGCCGCGGTCTCCGGGAAGCTCACCGGGCGCCCGAGCGCGATACAGAGGAGCGCGAGCCAGGGGTCGAAGCCCCACGCGCGCGCGATCAGCTCCATCAGGTAGCCGCCCGGCGGGCGCTGGGCGAGCTCCCCGAAGACCACCTGGACGGTCTCGCCGTCGTCGATGACGAAGGCCTCGAGGTGGGTGATGCCGTCCTCGACGCCGAGCGCCGCGATGGCCTCTTCGTTGAGGGCGCGGACCGCGTTCTCGATGCGCGAGCCGTGGGCGGCGGGGACGACGTTGGCCCAGCCGGGGAGCAGGTAGTCGGTGACGTTGACCCAGCGCGGCTGCCCCTCGACGACGAAGGACTCCACGCTCAGCTCCATGCCGCGCACGAAGCTCTCCGCCATCCAGCCGTCCTGGAGCGCGGCGCTCACCTGCGCGAGATCGCGCGCGACGACCGTGCCCCGGCTGCCGGAGGACGCGCGCGGCTTGAGCACCATCGGGAGCCCCAGCGCCGAGACGAGCGCGGCCGGATCGGTGCCCGCCTCGACGGGGACCGAGCGCGCGCACGGGATGCCCGCGTCTTCGATCGCGTGCTTCATCGCCATCTTGTCCCGCCAGGGGAGCGCGTCCTCGACGGACGGGCCGACGACGCCCAGCGCCTCGCGGATCGCGGCCGCGGGCAAGACGGCGCGCTCGACCACCGCCACCACCGCGTCGACCGGCTGGGTCCGCGTGAGGCGTTCCGCCGCGGCGACGCAGCCCTCGAGGTCCGCGAAGTCGACCTTCGCGCCGGCGTGGGCGCCGGCGGCGCGCTCGGGGCGGCCGGCATCATCGAGCAACATCACCTCGACGTCGAGACGGGCTGCGGCGAGCAGCGCGCCACGACGGCGGCCGACGAACAACACGCGAGGTCGGGACACGGCGTCCTCCCAGTTGGGGGGATGAAAAGAGACGTCCTCGGTGGGGCTGGATTCGTTTTCGGATTTGCAGCCCGCGTGCCACGTCGGCCATGAGCGGAATGGGACACCTCGGGATCCGAGGCGACCGTCCATCGCTCTGGCTGCGCAGGCTTTGCGCGAGTTCGGTGCGCGAAAATCTCGCGCCACGCGGGACGAGCGCGCGGGCTCGGCTCGTGTAAGCTCGGGCCCCCCAAACCTGGAGGCCCCCCTTGTCAGACCACGCGCACGACCCGCTGCGCGGACGCACCCTCATCGGCGTGGCCGAGCGCATCGACCTGCCCGACTGGGGCGTGGAGCAGCTCAGGGTGAAGATCGACACCGGCGCGCGGACGAGCGCCCTTCACGTGGACGACGTGGAGCGGCTGCCCGGGAATCGCGTCCGGTTCACCGTCGTGCTCGACCGCAAGCGCGCGCACCGGCGCGTCCTGGTCGAGGCGAAGATCGCCCGCATCGCGCGGGTCCGCTCGAGCAGCGGGCGCGCCCAGGAGCGCATCTTCGTGGCCACGACGATGAAGCTCGGGGGCGTGGAGAAGGAGATCGAGATCAGCCTCGCGAGTCGAGAGCCGATGATCTTCCGCATGCTCCTCGGCCGGAGCGCGCTGCACCACGACTTCCTGGTCGATCCGTCCCACCGCTACCTGCAGAGCGTGGCGAAG from Sandaracinaceae bacterium includes the following:
- a CDS encoding ABC-F family ATP-binding cassette domain-containing protein, encoding MIRLDSVSKQHGQQILFLDSSMSVFKGEKVGLVGPNGSGKSTIFRLIVGQEMPDGGNVVVDRGVTVGYFDQNVGEMSGRSVVEETIAGAGEVAEVGRELKQLERDMADPDKGDELERILERFGEVQARFDELGGYSLDARAREILAGLGFEDGRMDGDVGELSGGWKMRVALARILLMRPDALLLDEPTNHLDIESILWLEQFLKDFDGALVLTSHDRELMNRIVTKIVDIDGGELTTFSGDYDFYVQQREINQRQLEAQFARQEAMLAKERAFIDRFKARASHAAQVQSRVKKLEKIDTIEPPKRRKVVDFEFIKPPRSGDDVAKLDRVSKAYGDKVVYDDFEMLVRRQERWCVMGVNGAGKSTLLKLVAGQSQPDEGEVTIGASVTMGYFAQHAMELLDPALTVLGQLERDHPKASGGSLRTLLGAFGFSGDDVDKPCRILSGGEKARVVLASMLYVPPNFLVLDEPTNHLDIETKEMLVKALAGYEGTMLFVSHDRQFLRQVSNRVLELTEDGAHLYGGGYAEYVSKSGHEAPGVR
- a CDS encoding ATP-grasp domain-containing protein, encoding MSRPRVLFVGRRRGALLAAARLDVEVMLLDDAGRPERAAGAHAGAKVDFADLEGCVAAAERLTRTQPVDAVVAVVERAVLPAAAIREALGVVGPSVEDALPWRDKMAMKHAIEDAGIPCARSVPVEAGTDPAALVSALGLPMVLKPRASSGSRGTVVARDLAQVSAALQDGWMAESFVRGMELSVESFVVEGQPRWVNVTDYLLPGWANVVPAAHGSRIENAVRALNEEAIAALGVEDGITHLEAFVIDDGETVQVVFGELAQRPPGGYLMELIARAWGFDPWLALLCIALGRPVSFPETAARSAGVWFLHPGEGEVLGVEGLDEARNVPGVIAVDCALEVGQRISRRDGTGQHKGRVLAVTDDHASSARALREAMACLRVKTRAVA
- a CDS encoding RimK/LysX family protein; translation: MSDHAHDPLRGRTLIGVAERIDLPDWGVEQLRVKIDTGARTSALHVDDVERLPGNRVRFTVVLDRKRAHRRVLVEAKIARIARVRSSSGRAQERIFVATTMKLGGVEKEIEISLASREPMIFRMLLGRSALHHDFLVDPSHRYLQSVAKKKKKKAASKKAGAKKSATKKTGAKKSTTKKRSVTASATGQRKKATRKKTKKTAAKGVPR